Below is a genomic region from Hevea brasiliensis isolate MT/VB/25A 57/8 chromosome 3, ASM3005281v1, whole genome shotgun sequence.
CCACAAGCatgtcttaaaaaaaaaaaaaatcatagcaaatCCAAGCAACGGAAACAAAAGTCATGGCATGTCTACAAGTGATGCGAGTATTAGAGCCATACTCTTAGTCTGTGGAGAGCCACTGACAACCCATGTATTGGCAGCAATGGATGCTTGAactgaaatgaaaattgaaaagaTAGATTACTAAGAGCAGCATGAGAAATGTGAAAAAAATCAATCCATGAGCAGAAGCAGCCTTCACCTTTGGGGTTTACAAACTGGATAACAATGTCATCCTTGAATATGTTGACTTCCTCAATTGCAGGAATAGCATTCACTCCTATTCTCTTCAGTGTGCTCTGAAGCCTTTTATCATCTGTGGTGGTTGTCTTGTGTACAGCCTTCTTCTTTCTGTGGTAAGGAACAAAGATTTAAAAGAATATTTGCAACCAAGTACTACCAGAAACTCATTGCAGCCGGAGCCAAACCATTCATAAGAACATTTAAACAGTGCCCAAATGGCAAAATTAAAAGTCAGAAAAAATCAGAGCAAGCAAACATATAGAAACCTGATACAAGGATTCCACCCATTATCATATTCAGCTGAATAGTGGCACTATAAAAGACTTATTCCCTTGTAAAATTTAAAGCTATTACCTTTCTTTTTTTGTTTAAGCTACTTGATAAAACTTGATTTAGCATACATTATGAGATAAATTTCATAGTTAGAAATTGGAATACACATCCCACCTTCTCATGCTGCCCTTCCCACCCGTGCGAACGGCACCAGCCATCTTCATAAGTTTCTCCCTATTCATCTGCACATAAGGAagggatataaaataaataaataagagctTCACATCACATTAACCAATAACAAATTGCGTAAAAATAGCTAAAACCAATATAAACCTAATTGATAAAGAAAAAAGCCCAAAATTAAGGCCTAAAATCATATGCTCAAAGCAGTTCATTAGTATGCTTTTGAGTACCCATAGTATGAATCAAAGATACTCAGATGTGGCTAAGACACCTGAAATCAGTGTTAGAGGGAAGAAATCtgtgatatttttttaaaattagcaaGTCCCACCTCAGAGCATGTAACTGAGACAAGGCAGTCGTCTGCGTTCGAAGGAGGCTGAGAGAAGATAAAAGGGAAGAGCAGAGAAGAAGGGGAAGGTAGGCGGCTGGATATCGGGATTAGTGCAAGACATATGTGATTTAGGGCTTGTTTGTCCCTGTACATCCAAACGATGTAGTTTTAATTAAAACTATGTCGATTATATATAAATTTCTAATAAGATAAAATtcgtaaaaattttaaattatatatattttttcaaaataaaaacgTTATATGAAAACATTCAAAATTATGTAGATTTATTGAAAATAATAAAGTATAGTACATAGGATTTGTTAGTTTTAT
It encodes:
- the LOC110669147 gene encoding nascent polypeptide-associated complex subunit beta, whose protein sequence is MYRDKQALNHICLALIPISSRLPSPSSLLFPFIFSQPPSNADDCLVSVTCSEMNREKLMKMAGAVRTGGKGSMRRKKKAVHKTTTTDDKRLQSTLKRIGVNAIPAIEEVNIFKDDIVIQFVNPKVQASIAANTWVVSGSPQTKKLQDILPQVLSHLGPDNLDNLKKLAEEIQKRAPGAGATATAAQEDDDDQVPDLVAGETFEAAAEEGNAAA